A window from Candidatus Zixiibacteriota bacterium encodes these proteins:
- a CDS encoding 3-phosphoshikimate 1-carboxyvinyltransferase — protein MTKTAAATSSQDIVRIEPSHRLRGEYRPPADKSISHRALILAAMAAGRSTVSPVSGSADVASTAHCLRTLGVRIDQTTDAWIVESPGIAGWRQPSKPLECGNSGTTMRLLTGCLAGCPLTSTLTGDASLNRRPMLRIADPLRAMGAMIELSDDGTPPVTVTGGALRGIDYELPVASAQVKSALLFAGLTATDALTINERHVSRDHTELMFKALDIPCVLEHPPRYADERERLLDPSQAVAWPEGIERRIRLRCPTQSQPHEWRIPGDFSAAAFFIGAALGVRQADLTIDDVLLNPTRIGLLKVLKRMGAEIESHRESARSGEPFGRIRVSTCGELKATRVGESEIATLIDELPVLAVVAANAHGVTVIRGAGELRSKESDRIAAVAVNLRAMGAKVAELEDGWAIEGPTEWHGASLDSFGDHRIAMAFAVAALWADGPSEIRNAHVAAVSDPEFFAIVRSLTQ, from the coding sequence ATGACCAAGACAGCTGCAGCGACATCGTCGCAAGACATCGTCCGGATCGAACCGTCACATCGCCTACGCGGGGAGTACCGGCCGCCCGCGGATAAGTCGATCTCACATCGCGCGCTGATCCTGGCGGCGATGGCAGCGGGCCGCTCGACGGTCTCGCCGGTCTCTGGTTCAGCCGATGTGGCATCGACCGCACACTGTCTGCGGACGCTGGGTGTCAGAATCGATCAGACGACCGATGCCTGGATCGTCGAGAGTCCCGGCATCGCCGGCTGGCGGCAGCCGTCGAAGCCGCTGGAATGCGGCAACTCCGGCACGACGATGCGCTTGCTGACGGGGTGCCTTGCCGGTTGTCCATTGACCTCGACGTTGACCGGCGATGCGTCGCTGAATCGTCGTCCGATGTTGCGCATCGCCGACCCACTTCGCGCCATGGGTGCGATGATCGAATTGAGTGACGATGGAACGCCGCCGGTCACGGTCACAGGCGGAGCGCTCCGCGGGATCGACTACGAGCTTCCCGTAGCGTCCGCACAAGTCAAGTCGGCGCTGCTTTTTGCCGGGTTGACGGCAACGGATGCGCTCACGATCAATGAGCGTCATGTCAGCCGCGACCATACCGAGCTGATGTTCAAAGCGCTGGACATTCCCTGCGTATTGGAGCATCCGCCGCGTTACGCCGACGAGCGTGAACGGCTCCTGGATCCGTCCCAAGCCGTCGCATGGCCGGAAGGGATCGAGCGCCGCATCCGGCTCCGGTGCCCCACACAGAGCCAGCCACATGAGTGGCGCATTCCGGGGGATTTCTCCGCGGCGGCGTTTTTCATCGGTGCCGCGCTCGGCGTGCGCCAGGCCGATTTGACGATTGACGACGTGTTGCTGAACCCGACCCGTATCGGGCTGTTGAAAGTCTTGAAGCGCATGGGCGCAGAGATCGAGTCGCATCGCGAGTCGGCACGATCGGGCGAACCGTTCGGACGAATCCGAGTCTCGACGTGCGGCGAGTTGAAGGCAACGCGGGTCGGCGAAAGCGAAATCGCCACGCTGATCGACGAACTCCCGGTGCTGGCGGTCGTCGCCGCAAACGCACATGGCGTCACTGTGATTCGTGGCGCGGGCGAGCTGCGGTCGAAGGAATCGGACCGGATTGCCGCCGTCGCGGTGAATCTGCGGGCGATGGGAGCGAAAGTCGCTGAACTCGAAGACGGTTGGGCGATCGAGGGGCCGACCGAGTGGCACGGAGCGTCCCTCGATTCATTCGGCGATCATCGGATTGCAATGGCGTTCGCGGTCGCCGCACTATGGGCCGACGGCCCCAGCGAGATTCGCAATGCGCACGTTGCGGCTGTTTCGGACCCGGAGTTTTTCGCGATTGTCAGATCGTTGACGCAATAA
- the aroF gene encoding 3-deoxy-7-phosphoheptulonate synthase, whose product MLIVMDTHATPKQVESVCEEIRMLGLTPHPMPGAQRTAIGITGNKGAVDAARFEQLPGVMRIIQVTAPYKLVSREFHEADSLVHVGNVTFGGNQFAVVAGPCAVESAEQIDKAAAAVKSAGAHMLRGGAFKPRTSPYSFQGLGEPGLKLLAEAGQRNGLPVVTEAIDAESLELVVRYADMVQIGARNMQNFSLLRRAGRCGKPVILKRGMAATLEELLMAAEYIVNEGNHDVVLCERGVRTFADHTRNTLDLSAIPFVQRTSHLPIIADPSHGTGRREKVTPLSCAAAAVGADGLIIEVHPDPDHALSDGQQSLYPDQFVDLIARVRAITTVIGRHLN is encoded by the coding sequence ATGCTGATCGTAATGGACACCCATGCCACGCCCAAGCAGGTCGAATCGGTCTGCGAGGAAATCAGGATGCTGGGCCTGACGCCGCATCCAATGCCCGGCGCCCAACGTACCGCCATCGGTATCACCGGCAACAAGGGCGCCGTCGACGCGGCGCGGTTTGAGCAACTGCCGGGCGTGATGCGTATCATACAGGTCACCGCACCGTACAAACTGGTCTCCCGCGAATTCCACGAGGCCGATTCGCTTGTCCACGTCGGAAATGTCACCTTTGGCGGCAACCAGTTTGCGGTCGTTGCGGGTCCTTGTGCCGTCGAATCCGCCGAACAGATCGACAAGGCCGCGGCCGCCGTCAAGAGCGCCGGCGCCCACATGCTGCGCGGCGGCGCATTCAAGCCGCGCACCTCGCCATACAGTTTTCAGGGACTGGGCGAGCCGGGCCTGAAGCTGCTGGCGGAAGCAGGACAGCGGAACGGGCTGCCGGTCGTCACCGAGGCCATCGACGCTGAGTCGCTCGAACTGGTCGTCCGCTACGCGGACATGGTGCAGATTGGCGCGCGAAACATGCAAAACTTCTCGTTGTTGCGACGCGCCGGACGCTGCGGCAAGCCGGTCATACTCAAGCGCGGCATGGCGGCGACGCTGGAGGAACTGCTGATGGCGGCGGAATACATCGTCAACGAAGGCAATCACGATGTCGTGCTCTGTGAACGCGGCGTACGCACATTTGCCGATCACACGCGCAACACGCTCGATTTGTCGGCGATACCGTTCGTGCAGCGGACCAGTCATCTGCCCATCATCGCCGATCCCAGTCACGGGACCGGACGGCGCGAGAAGGTGACGCCGCTTTCGTGCGCGGCAGCGGCCGTCGGCGCCGATGGCTTGATCATCGAGGTCCATCCTGACCCCGATCACGCGCTGTCCGATGGCCAACAATCGCTGTACCCCGATCAGTTTGTCGATCTGATCGCGCGCGTCCGGGCGATCACCACCGTGATCGGACGTCACCTGAATTGA
- the argS gene encoding arginine--tRNA ligase encodes MTSATQESIASYLDDACRATADGLARLGAVISVDAIAASIEYPNRKDFGDVAVPCFPLAQSMRLAPAVIAQRLSETFVPPGSITRVKAIGGYFNLWFDPQAIADVVLPRILAEKSGFGSSTLGRGKTICMDYSHPNIAKPFGVGHLRSTVIGHALKNILEKLGYTTVGINHLGDWGTQFGKLIVAFRDWGSEETIAREPIRHLYDLYVRFHQEAESNPSLDERARAEFRKLEDGDPDNRALWKRFRDLSLQEFQRVYSRLGVTFDSDAGEAFYNDQLSPLIDRMVAVGAARVGDDGALVVDVGQGDEPPLLLRKADGATLYATRDLAAAEYRHNTYGFDRCLYIVGSAQALHFKQLFAALKKMGHDWADSMIHVDFGWVKFGDEMMSTRRGNIVFLDEVLSEAVERARTIIAEKNPDLDDAGSIADAVGIGAVVFWQLSARRQRDVNFTWQDALSFDGRTGPYLQYTHARICSLIERSGQAIPQGGFDSAALSGDDERRVLLQLADWPRRIRMAAEQYEPHILAGALLDLAQTYNSFYQRVRILDGEESARIPRLCLSQSVRWILAEGLRLLGLRAPERM; translated from the coding sequence ATGACGAGCGCAACACAAGAGTCGATCGCATCCTATCTCGATGACGCCTGCCGGGCGACTGCCGACGGACTGGCGCGTCTGGGAGCGGTTATCTCGGTCGATGCCATTGCCGCCTCGATCGAGTACCCCAATCGCAAGGATTTCGGCGACGTTGCCGTGCCGTGTTTCCCGCTCGCGCAGTCGATGCGTCTGGCGCCGGCGGTCATCGCGCAACGGTTGTCCGAGACGTTTGTCCCACCCGGATCGATTACCAGAGTGAAGGCGATCGGCGGCTACTTCAATCTCTGGTTCGATCCGCAGGCGATCGCAGACGTGGTACTGCCGCGCATTCTGGCTGAGAAGTCCGGCTTCGGATCGTCGACGCTGGGACGCGGCAAAACGATCTGCATGGATTACTCGCATCCGAACATCGCCAAACCGTTCGGGGTCGGACATCTGCGATCGACCGTGATCGGACACGCGCTGAAAAACATTCTGGAGAAACTCGGCTACACCACGGTCGGCATCAATCATCTCGGCGACTGGGGCACACAATTCGGCAAACTGATCGTAGCATTTCGCGACTGGGGCAGCGAAGAGACAATTGCCCGCGAACCGATCCGTCATTTGTACGACCTGTACGTGCGGTTTCACCAGGAAGCGGAATCCAATCCGTCGCTCGATGAGCGCGCGCGGGCCGAGTTCAGGAAATTGGAGGACGGTGATCCCGACAACCGTGCGCTCTGGAAACGCTTCCGCGATCTGTCGTTGCAGGAATTTCAGCGCGTCTACAGTCGCCTCGGCGTCACTTTCGATTCCGATGCGGGCGAGGCGTTTTACAACGATCAACTGTCACCATTGATCGACCGGATGGTTGCGGTCGGCGCCGCACGGGTGGGCGACGATGGTGCGCTGGTTGTCGACGTTGGCCAGGGGGATGAGCCCCCACTCTTGTTGCGCAAAGCCGACGGCGCAACGCTCTACGCGACGCGCGACCTGGCCGCTGCCGAATACCGGCACAACACCTACGGTTTCGACCGGTGCCTGTACATCGTCGGTTCAGCGCAGGCGCTGCACTTCAAGCAGTTGTTCGCGGCATTAAAGAAGATGGGGCACGACTGGGCCGACAGCATGATCCATGTCGATTTCGGCTGGGTGAAATTCGGTGATGAGATGATGTCAACACGTCGTGGCAACATTGTCTTTCTCGATGAAGTGCTCTCGGAGGCAGTCGAACGCGCAAGGACGATCATTGCCGAGAAGAATCCGGATTTGGACGATGCCGGGTCGATTGCAGATGCCGTCGGGATCGGCGCCGTGGTTTTTTGGCAATTGTCGGCCAGGCGGCAACGCGACGTCAACTTCACGTGGCAGGATGCGTTGTCCTTCGACGGTCGCACGGGTCCGTATTTGCAATACACACACGCGCGCATCTGTTCTCTGATTGAACGATCGGGGCAGGCGATCCCACAGGGCGGATTCGATAGTGCCGCGTTGTCCGGCGATGACGAGCGACGTGTTCTCTTGCAGTTGGCCGATTGGCCGCGACGCATCCGCATGGCCGCCGAACAATACGAGCCCCACATTCTCGCCGGGGCGCTGCTGGACCTGGCGCAAACATATAACTCGTTCTATCAGCGCGTGCGCATTCTCGACGGGGAAGAATCCGCACGGATTCCGCGGTTGTGCCTGTCGCAATCGGTCCGATGGATTCTCGCCGAGGGGCTGCGCCTGCTCGGATTACGTGCGCCGGAACGGATGTAA
- the trpA gene encoding tryptophan synthase subunit alpha — MFHGTAPVIPFMTAGFPTQPVFLDAAAAVLDAGAGALEIGMPFSDPLADGPAIQQASQQAIGRGVTLGTVFRLAETLRRRSLRPLLLMGYVNPLLRYGFERFARMAADAGVDGTIIPDCPLEEAGEWRRVSQQHGLANVFLMAPTTPAVRLKRIDRASTAFSYCVSVTGVTGARRGVPTSTFEFLTRVRTVAHKPFVVGFGISGPDHIRALREYADGFVVGSALVPMLNGGKSRSIARNVGRYIQKLTDAAR; from the coding sequence ATGTTTCACGGCACAGCGCCGGTGATTCCGTTTATGACTGCCGGATTCCCAACGCAGCCCGTTTTTCTGGATGCCGCCGCGGCCGTCCTTGATGCCGGCGCGGGAGCATTGGAGATCGGAATGCCGTTTTCCGACCCCTTGGCCGATGGCCCGGCAATTCAGCAGGCATCGCAGCAAGCGATCGGGAGGGGAGTGACTCTCGGCACGGTATTCCGGCTCGCAGAAACGTTACGGCGTCGCTCGTTACGGCCGCTTCTCCTGATGGGGTATGTAAACCCTCTCCTCCGGTATGGTTTCGAACGGTTTGCCAGGATGGCAGCCGACGCAGGCGTCGATGGCACGATCATCCCGGATTGCCCGTTGGAAGAAGCCGGCGAATGGCGTCGCGTCTCCCAACAGCATGGTCTGGCCAATGTTTTCCTGATGGCTCCGACGACGCCCGCCGTGCGGCTGAAGCGGATCGACCGTGCCTCGACCGCCTTTTCGTACTGTGTTTCGGTAACCGGCGTCACCGGGGCCCGGCGTGGTGTGCCCACATCGACATTCGAGTTCCTCACGCGTGTCCGGACTGTTGCCCACAAACCTTTCGTTGTTGGCTTTGGCATCTCCGGCCCCGATCATATCCGCGCCCTGAGGGAATATGCCGATGGGTTTGTCGTCGGATCGGCGCTGGTGCCTATGTTAAACGGCGGCAAGAGTCGTTCCATTGCCCGGAATGTGGGCCGATACATCCAGAAGTTGACCGATGCGGCGCGTTAG
- the trpB gene encoding tryptophan synthase subunit beta yields MTDTRHNHATSTPAYLRRPDRHGRFGRYGGRYVPETLIPALDQLTSDFNRAWRDRPFRRLYHALLAEYAGRPTPLYFAERLTQKLGRGQIFLKREDLNHTGSHKLNNTIGQILLAMRQGKKRVIAETGAGQHGVATATVAARFGLRCDVYMGAKDLKRQATNVDRMRLLGARVIPVASGAQTLKDATSEAIRDWVTNVEDTYYVIGSVVGPHPYPYMVREFQRVIGQETKRQLVSRIKRLPDVLIACVGGGSNAIGFFTEFLGHASVELIGVEAAGCGLRSGKHAATLTAGRDGVLHGSMSLLLQDRDGQVVVPHSISAGLDYPGVGPEHAFLNESGRVHYTSVTDSAALGAFLLLSQTEGILPALESAHAIAALSKLPRDPKRNRVVIVCLSGRGDKDLTTVLTRGREPAGQDRK; encoded by the coding sequence ATGACTGATACGCGACACAACCACGCAACGTCAACGCCGGCGTACCTGCGGCGCCCGGATCGGCACGGACGGTTCGGCCGCTACGGCGGACGCTATGTTCCCGAAACGCTGATTCCCGCGCTCGATCAGCTCACGTCCGATTTCAACAGGGCGTGGCGCGACCGCCCGTTTCGCCGGTTATATCATGCCCTGCTCGCCGAGTATGCCGGACGGCCGACGCCGCTGTATTTCGCGGAACGGTTGACACAAAAGCTGGGACGTGGACAGATCTTTCTGAAGCGAGAAGATCTCAACCACACCGGTTCGCACAAACTGAACAACACGATCGGACAGATATTGCTCGCAATGAGACAAGGCAAGAAGCGCGTCATCGCCGAGACCGGAGCGGGGCAGCACGGTGTCGCCACAGCCACAGTGGCCGCGCGATTCGGCCTGCGGTGCGACGTCTATATGGGCGCCAAGGACCTGAAGCGGCAGGCGACGAATGTCGATCGCATGCGCCTGCTCGGCGCGCGCGTCATTCCGGTTGCCTCGGGTGCGCAAACTCTCAAAGATGCCACCAGCGAGGCGATTCGCGACTGGGTGACCAATGTCGAGGACACTTACTACGTGATCGGTTCCGTCGTCGGGCCGCATCCGTATCCCTACATGGTGCGTGAATTTCAACGGGTGATTGGGCAGGAAACCAAACGCCAGCTCGTGTCCCGCATCAAACGCCTGCCCGACGTGTTGATCGCCTGCGTTGGCGGCGGCTCCAATGCGATCGGGTTCTTCACCGAATTTCTGGGCCACGCGTCGGTCGAGTTAATCGGCGTTGAAGCGGCCGGATGCGGACTTCGCTCGGGCAAACACGCGGCAACGCTCACAGCCGGTCGCGACGGTGTGCTCCACGGATCGATGAGTCTGCTGCTGCAGGATCGTGACGGGCAGGTGGTTGTCCCACACTCGATCTCCGCCGGTCTGGACTATCCCGGTGTTGGACCCGAACACGCGTTCCTGAATGAATCCGGGCGCGTGCATTACACGTCCGTGACCGACAGCGCAGCGCTGGGAGCATTCCTTCTCCTGTCGCAGACGGAAGGAATCCTGCCGGCTCTGGAATCAGCGCATGCGATCGCCGCTTTGTCGAAGCTGCCCCGCGACCCGAAGAGGAACCGTGTAGTCATCGTCTGCCTGTCCGGACGTGGTGATAAGGACCTGACAACCGTTTTGACGCGCGGTCGCGAGCCGGCGGGTCAGGACAGGAAGTAG
- a CDS encoding phosphoribosylanthranilate isomerase, with protein MTRTRVKICGITSPDDAQAAASAGADSIGVVFWYGSARCVSVHQGRAIADSVSPAVVVVGVFLDPDIETVMRTVRSAGLSAAQLCGTLADGPWMQLAHSIPLIRAVSCTDQRGMIRDRGLAFGDYLLDSAGKANPGGTGKSFDWSIAKTASGWGRIWLAGGLNPVNVGDAIVAVHPFAVDVSTGVEQSPGVKSHDAIRAFVKAVRTADGAINPGGSE; from the coding sequence ATGACACGCACCCGCGTCAAGATTTGCGGCATCACGAGTCCCGACGATGCACAGGCCGCAGCGAGCGCCGGCGCCGATTCCATCGGCGTCGTGTTTTGGTACGGCAGCGCCCGATGTGTCTCGGTCCATCAGGGGCGTGCCATCGCCGATTCGGTCTCGCCGGCGGTGGTTGTTGTCGGCGTGTTTCTCGATCCAGATATCGAAACTGTTATGCGCACCGTACGATCCGCCGGTCTCTCTGCGGCGCAGCTCTGCGGAACGCTCGCCGACGGACCCTGGATGCAATTGGCGCATTCGATTCCGTTGATCCGTGCGGTTTCCTGCACTGATCAACGCGGTATGATCCGCGACCGTGGTCTGGCTTTCGGCGACTACTTGTTGGACAGTGCCGGCAAGGCGAATCCCGGCGGAACCGGCAAATCATTCGACTGGTCGATCGCCAAAACTGCGAGCGGGTGGGGACGTATCTGGCTCGCCGGCGGCTTGAATCCCGTCAATGTCGGAGATGCGATCGTTGCGGTTCATCCGTTCGCAGTCGATGTCTCCACCGGCGTCGAGCAATCACCCGGGGTAAAATCGCACGACGCCATCCGCGCATTCGTCAAGGCCGTGCGGACGGCGGACGGGGCCATCAATCCCGGTGGTTCAGAGTGA
- the trpC gene encoding indole-3-glycerol phosphate synthase TrpC, with protein MIDRTSAGSHSITTPTPARLAPIVAAAHKRAAALSSKTSAGALLRRAIRFERRSLTAALSQRSSGIIAEIKKASPSRGVFRSDFNPTRLARAYDLGGATGISVVTEPDFFLGSEDWIEVVRDTCGLPILRKDFIVDPIQVAESAALGADAILLIARILSSELLKNLSVAAEELGLGILYEAHDESDLTKLASLNPQMVGINARNLDDFRVDHQTPVRLSKLLPRSALAVAESGIESAEQIRRLRAIGYSGFLIGESLVRADDPAAFLRQLQGLK; from the coding sequence ATGATCGATCGCACGTCAGCAGGATCACACTCGATCACGACACCGACACCCGCACGGTTGGCGCCGATTGTCGCGGCCGCCCACAAACGGGCAGCCGCGTTGAGTTCGAAGACGTCGGCGGGAGCTCTGCTTCGACGCGCTATTCGGTTCGAGCGCCGATCGCTGACCGCGGCATTGAGCCAGCGCTCTTCGGGCATTATCGCGGAGATCAAGAAGGCGTCGCCCTCCAGAGGCGTGTTCCGCTCCGATTTCAATCCGACACGATTGGCCCGCGCCTACGATTTGGGCGGCGCCACGGGCATTTCGGTCGTGACGGAACCAGACTTTTTCCTCGGATCCGAAGATTGGATCGAAGTCGTTCGGGACACGTGTGGGTTGCCGATCCTGCGAAAGGACTTCATCGTCGATCCGATCCAAGTCGCCGAATCGGCGGCTTTGGGCGCCGATGCGATCTTGCTCATTGCGCGCATCCTGTCATCCGAACTCCTGAAGAATCTGTCCGTTGCCGCCGAAGAACTCGGGCTTGGCATACTGTACGAGGCGCACGACGAATCGGATTTGACTAAGCTCGCGTCGCTGAATCCGCAGATGGTCGGCATCAACGCGCGCAATCTGGACGACTTTCGTGTCGATCACCAAACGCCCGTCCGGCTCAGCAAGTTGTTGCCGCGATCGGCGCTCGCGGTTGCCGAGAGCGGGATCGAATCTGCCGAACAGATCCGCCGACTCCGCGCAATCGGATATAGCGGGTTTTTGATCGGAGAGTCACTGGTACGTGCCGATGATCCGGCCGCCTTTCTGCGACAATTGCAGGGACTGAAATGA
- a CDS encoding MFS transporter has translation MMTVQTDQSTRPTVAAESKAEAEVSVAPSHWLREYIRNLRSISVAARWYLIGSFLVGLAWLTFMLLFNLYMKERGFSETVIGRILSAQSFGTVAMAIPGALLVSRVSPRILLILSSLGVAAGFALQVRSDGADAILAAAFAAGAMLAFSRVTSSPFLMMYSSPAERAHVFSLGFAAMLGAGLVAHFGAGTLHRALTAPAGSSVQAYRWVLWIGSASAAMAVFAYAKIPSAVVGRRSLRVPWRQYWSTRGRLLFRLTFPFFLVGLGAGLIIPFMNLYFRDRFGLPTQTIGIYYGFVQLSMIIGVMIGPELARRYGMVRTIVATELASIPFMLVLAFSRNLPLVTAAFLCRGGLMNLGVPITNNYMMERVGESDRALANSWSMVAWTLSWALTAALGGWMIERWGYEVPLLLACGLYIAASWVYWFYFANFEIYAGRSAVGVVRPGDE, from the coding sequence ATGATGACCGTCCAGACCGACCAATCAACCCGACCGACCGTAGCCGCCGAGTCGAAAGCCGAAGCTGAGGTCTCTGTGGCGCCATCGCACTGGCTGCGCGAATACATCCGAAACTTGCGCAGCATTTCGGTTGCAGCGCGGTGGTATCTCATCGGATCGTTTCTGGTCGGTCTGGCATGGCTCACGTTTATGCTGCTGTTCAATCTGTACATGAAAGAGCGTGGCTTCAGCGAAACGGTGATTGGCCGCATCCTTTCCGCGCAATCGTTCGGGACCGTGGCCATGGCCATTCCCGGAGCCCTGCTGGTGTCGCGCGTATCGCCACGGATCTTGCTGATTCTCTCGTCGCTGGGGGTCGCGGCCGGATTTGCCTTACAAGTGCGGTCCGACGGCGCCGATGCGATTCTCGCCGCCGCTTTTGCGGCCGGGGCCATGCTGGCATTCAGCCGGGTCACCAGTTCGCCATTTCTGATGATGTATTCCTCGCCAGCGGAACGCGCGCATGTGTTTTCGCTCGGATTCGCGGCGATGCTTGGTGCGGGGTTGGTCGCGCACTTCGGCGCGGGGACATTGCACCGTGCACTCACCGCACCGGCCGGTTCCTCGGTGCAGGCGTATCGCTGGGTTCTGTGGATAGGAAGCGCCTCGGCCGCGATGGCGGTCTTCGCCTATGCCAAAATCCCGAGCGCCGTCGTGGGCCGACGCAGCTTGCGAGTCCCGTGGCGGCAATACTGGAGCACACGCGGGCGCCTGCTGTTTCGGCTGACGTTTCCATTCTTTCTGGTCGGCCTGGGTGCGGGGCTGATCATACCGTTTATGAACCTGTACTTTCGCGACCGATTCGGACTTCCGACGCAAACCATCGGCATCTACTATGGATTCGTGCAATTGTCGATGATCATCGGCGTGATGATCGGTCCCGAGCTGGCCCGGCGCTATGGCATGGTGCGGACCATCGTGGCGACCGAACTGGCGTCGATCCCGTTCATGCTGGTGCTCGCGTTCAGCCGCAACCTGCCGTTGGTCACGGCGGCGTTTCTGTGTCGCGGCGGCCTGATGAATCTCGGAGTGCCGATTACAAACAATTACATGATGGAACGCGTCGGCGAATCCGACCGCGCATTGGCCAACAGTTGGTCCATGGTTGCTTGGACTCTGTCGTGGGCATTGACAGCGGCGCTGGGCGGCTGGATGATCGAACGCTGGGGGTATGAGGTCCCGCTCCTGTTGGCATGTGGTCTGTACATTGCCGCCAGCTGGGTCTACTGGTTCTACTTCGCAAACTTTGAAATCTACGCCGGACGATCCGCGGTCGGTGTCGTGCGACCAGGAGATGAGTAA
- the trpD gene encoding anthranilate phosphoribosyltransferase, with product MLKRYIKAALEGEHLDSESAYGAMAIVMEGQATPAQISAWLVALRAKGETIDEIAGFARAMRGAMTPLEGAPDGAIDTCGTGGDGLSTFNISTAAGLICAACDVPVAKHGNRAVSSQCGSADVLLTLGFDIDPGAAVAAEALSRTNFTFLFAPRFHPAMKHAAGPRRDIGVRTVFNILGPLCNPASVRRQVVGVYDPRRLEPLARVLGALGAVRAMVVAGPDGADELLPTGENRIAEWDGESVRTYTVSPQDAGLRRSQLSDLSGGDAETNAEILRTLTRDENRPKMEAALFNAGAALVVAGIVQSIAEGVENARAAVANGRFEHTLQAAAAASRG from the coding sequence ATGCTGAAACGATATATCAAAGCCGCGCTTGAGGGTGAACACCTCGACAGCGAGTCCGCCTACGGGGCGATGGCGATTGTCATGGAGGGGCAGGCAACTCCGGCGCAGATTTCGGCGTGGCTGGTCGCGCTGCGTGCCAAGGGCGAGACGATCGACGAGATTGCCGGATTCGCGCGCGCGATGCGTGGGGCGATGACGCCGTTGGAGGGCGCGCCGGACGGCGCCATCGACACGTGCGGCACCGGCGGCGATGGTCTCTCAACATTCAACATCTCAACGGCCGCCGGTTTGATCTGTGCGGCGTGTGACGTTCCTGTGGCCAAGCACGGCAACCGCGCCGTCTCGTCACAGTGCGGATCCGCCGACGTGTTGCTTACGCTGGGTTTCGACATCGACCCCGGAGCGGCCGTTGCCGCGGAAGCGCTGTCGCGCACGAACTTCACGTTTCTATTCGCACCGCGTTTCCATCCGGCGATGAAACACGCCGCTGGGCCCCGGCGAGACATCGGCGTTCGGACGGTGTTCAATATTCTCGGCCCGCTGTGCAATCCGGCCTCGGTGCGACGGCAGGTCGTCGGCGTGTACGATCCCCGGCGACTCGAGCCCCTGGCGCGCGTGCTTGGCGCGCTGGGTGCCGTGCGTGCCATGGTTGTCGCCGGTCCCGATGGCGCCGATGAATTGCTGCCGACCGGCGAAAATCGCATTGCCGAATGGGACGGCGAGTCTGTTCGCACCTACACCGTATCGCCGCAAGATGCCGGACTGCGCCGTTCACAACTCTCCGATCTCTCCGGCGGCGACGCTGAAACAAACGCCGAGATTCTCCGAACCCTCACCCGCGATGAAAACCGCCCAAAGATGGAGGCCGCGCTCTTTAATGCCGGCGCCGCGCTGGTTGTCGCCGGTATAGTGCAGTCGATCGCCGAAGGCGTCGAAAACGCTCGCGCCGCTGTAGCAAACGGGCGTTTCGAGCACACGCTTCAGGCAGCCGCGGCCGCCTCGCGCGGCTGA
- a CDS encoding aminodeoxychorismate/anthranilate synthase component II: protein MILLVDNYDSFTYNLYQYLEELGARVQVRRNDTVDVGTIPKRYDAVVLSPGPGRPAEAGVTPKIVAELSGKLPILGVCLGHQAIGEVFGGRVVRARRLMHGKTSMIKHENCGLFMGVANPFEATRYHSLIVDRETCPSCLKITAETDDGIIMGLRHKEHPTVGVQFHPESILTREGKAILKNFLDGSL from the coding sequence CTCCTGGTCGACAACTACGATTCGTTCACGTACAACCTCTACCAATACCTTGAGGAGTTGGGAGCGCGCGTTCAGGTGCGACGCAACGACACCGTCGATGTGGGCACAATCCCGAAGCGATATGATGCCGTCGTCCTCTCGCCGGGGCCGGGGCGGCCGGCCGAGGCGGGAGTCACGCCGAAGATCGTAGCCGAGTTGTCCGGTAAACTTCCGATCCTCGGCGTCTGTCTGGGCCACCAGGCCATCGGTGAGGTCTTCGGCGGACGCGTCGTCCGGGCGCGACGGCTGATGCACGGCAAGACATCGATGATCAAACACGAGAATTGCGGCCTGTTTATGGGCGTTGCCAACCCCTTTGAAGCGACGCGATATCACTCGCTGATCGTTGACAGGGAAACTTGTCCTTCGTGCCTGAAAATCACGGCCGAGACCGATGATGGAATCATCATGGGGCTGCGTCACAAGGAACATCCCACGGTCGGTGTGCAATTTCATCCCGAGTCGATCCTGACGCGCGAAGGGAAGGCGATTCTGAAGAATTTCCTGGACGGTTCTCTGTAG